The DNA sequence CGTTTCCTCTTCCACGGGGACGGGCCGGTTCTGCGCCTGGACCGCGGATGGGACAATCCCCGTCAAAAGCGCCAGCGCCACGCCGATTCGCCGCCTGTGCTTCGCGCCGAACCCTGAAAGGTGCGTCGTCATTGAGCGTCTCCCAAAGGTTGCAATGCAACCTCATCGATCTGGCCAGATACGCCGGATACAATGTTGGACGGCCGCGCGACAAGCCGCAATTGTTGGGTCGGGCAATCCCCACTCACGGAGAAGCTCCCACGAAACCGCCCGCTCGCTTCGGTTGAATTGGGGAGATCGACCCGCCCCAATTCGCGGCCATCGACGCAGACCAGCGACCAATAGGGACGCGCCCCGCGAGGCTGGTCGATTCCAGTACTGCGTCCTTCGATCCGATAGCGGCCCGGCGGGAGAAACTGCATCTGCTGCAGGATCACGCCCCCAACCGTGGGCGGCGTCGCGAAATCGAACACGCCGTCCCGATCGTTACGCTGGATTGTCGCGGCGATGCCGGGGGTGTCGGTCACCGGCACCCAGTCGAACGCGGTCGGCGTTTCGAGCTGGGCGGTGAAATGCGGATCTCTCGAGCGCCGCCGATCGGCAGACGCATGCAATGTGCGGTAGTAGCCCCAGGCCGCCTCATGCGCGTTGGCGGCGACTAGCGCATTCACCACATTTACCTCAGCGGCTTGGGGAATTGCGATACGGCGCGCTTTCAACGTCCGAAAGAATCGCGCGCGAACCTTGGGATCGAGGCCCGATCCGGCGACATGGGTGAGAAACGCATCGCCCCAAGGTGGCCGGCTCGCCAACACGGGTGCTAGTGCGGCCGCGATACTAGGATCTGCGATCGC is a window from the Sphingomonas sp. BT-65 genome containing:
- a CDS encoding lipopolysaccharide assembly protein LapB, with protein sequence MARRTFRSPAFGRTPREWLARGVLALAAVAAGYVSVKQTLAYSVRSADPERAHTLSPSDGRIEAQLAMKLLTTATGDAQRRRAEQLAQDALRREPLAIPAIVTLGLHAQLRGDLPRARRLFAHSSRLSRRDLQTRLWAIEDAVAREDVPGAIRNYDLALRASRQAPEILFPVLSSAIADPSIAAALAPVLASRPPWGDAFLTHVAGSGLDPKVRARFFRTLKARRIAIPQAAEVNVVNALVAANAHEAAWGYYRTLHASADRRRSRDPHFTAQLETPTAFDWVPVTDTPGIAATIQRNDRDGVFDFATPPTVGGVILQQMQFLPPGRYRIEGRSTGIDQPRGARPYWSLVCVDGRELGRVDLPNSTEASGRFRGSFSVSGDCPTQQLRLVARPSNIVSGVSGQIDEVALQPLGDAQ